The following are encoded together in the Chloroflexota bacterium genome:
- a CDS encoding DUF2142 domain-containing protein → MSRSFNRVTALRAHAGFWLVLVAFLALGAAYGLAAPVFEKPDEPQHFFFVREIAEGRGLPVQVEGRVDRWQQEGSQPPLYYLLAAVLTAGFDASDWQSVSATNPYAVQGDPQTPGNRNVYLHSAADGFPGRGTVLAVYATRFVSLLFGAVGLLVTYLLARRVFPGRRGVATTAVAVQAFIPQFLFVSTAVSNDAFAALACGLVLFQAIRVVQGAARRRDDVLLGALVGIAALAKLSGAAMGLVAALAIILYERQRIAAIVQRGIVSGGTALLVAGWWYARNWLLYGDLTGLNRMLAIVGIRNPPPDLWQLLDETEGLRLSFWGLFGWFSILLPETLYLIYGALTVAVVGGLLILGLRRITSRDASRAVEANSLALVVATFGIVLVGVLRWGMLTPGLQGRLLFPALSALAVLMSGGLHAWLERPVGRWIVGGLLAGMVAMAAFVPGYVIAPAYALPDLLLASSERPIVRFGDRIDLIAVSPAVIAAQPGSELPIELRWQVREPLNRAYTLYIKVFGVDDELIAATDTYPGFGMFPTTQWPANRLIVDRYRLRIKPNATTPVAGKVVVGWYDRATGAALPPANADGQRVVRPVVARVNVIPISQPTVGPQNRVDAQFADLIALQGYDLSPGKVTFYWMALTPLEADYTVFVHALDSNGRIIDQRDTQPLGGWYPTSIWRPGNIIKDEHAFQWPPQTVNLAVGLYTSGGSPPLQVGSAGRNELVLPVSR, encoded by the coding sequence GTGAGCCGCTCTTTCAACCGCGTGACTGCGCTGCGCGCACACGCCGGCTTCTGGCTGGTGCTTGTCGCATTCCTCGCGCTGGGCGCAGCGTATGGGCTGGCCGCGCCCGTATTCGAGAAGCCCGACGAGCCGCAGCACTTCTTCTTCGTTCGCGAGATCGCGGAAGGACGCGGCCTGCCAGTGCAGGTCGAGGGTCGGGTCGATCGCTGGCAGCAGGAGGGCAGCCAGCCGCCGCTCTACTATCTGCTGGCAGCGGTGCTCACTGCCGGCTTTGACGCAAGCGACTGGCAGTCCGTATCGGCGACAAACCCGTATGCCGTGCAGGGCGATCCGCAGACGCCGGGTAACCGCAACGTCTACCTGCACAGCGCCGCCGATGGATTCCCCGGGCGTGGCACGGTGCTGGCCGTCTATGCAACGCGTTTCGTGTCGCTGTTGTTCGGCGCAGTTGGCCTGCTCGTCACCTACCTGCTGGCGCGGCGCGTGTTCCCTGGACGGCGCGGTGTGGCGACGACTGCCGTGGCGGTGCAGGCGTTCATCCCTCAATTCCTGTTTGTGTCGACGGCGGTGAGCAACGACGCGTTCGCTGCGCTGGCTTGCGGGCTTGTCCTATTTCAGGCGATCCGGGTCGTGCAGGGCGCAGCGCGCCGGCGCGACGACGTGTTGCTGGGCGCACTGGTCGGCATCGCCGCGCTGGCCAAGCTCAGCGGCGCGGCCATGGGTCTGGTGGCCGCGCTTGCGATAATACTGTACGAGCGGCAGCGCATCGCGGCGATCGTACAGCGTGGCATCGTTTCGGGCGGCACGGCGCTGCTGGTCGCCGGGTGGTGGTACGCGCGGAACTGGCTATTGTATGGCGATCTGACCGGCCTCAACCGGATGCTGGCGATTGTTGGCATACGCAACCCGCCGCCCGACCTCTGGCAATTGCTGGACGAAACGGAAGGGTTGCGCCTGTCGTTCTGGGGCCTGTTCGGCTGGTTCAGTATTCTGCTGCCGGAGACGCTGTACCTGATATACGGCGCGCTGACCGTCGCGGTGGTGGGTGGCCTGCTTATTCTGGGACTCCGCCGTATCACGTCGCGTGATGCCAGCCGCGCTGTGGAGGCCAACTCGCTCGCTCTGGTCGTCGCGACGTTCGGCATCGTGCTGGTTGGCGTGCTGCGCTGGGGCATGCTGACGCCGGGCTTGCAGGGACGCTTGCTCTTCCCGGCGCTGTCGGCGCTGGCGGTGCTGATGAGCGGGGGGCTGCACGCCTGGCTGGAGCGGCCGGTCGGGCGCTGGATTGTCGGCGGCTTACTGGCGGGAATGGTCGCCATGGCCGCTTTTGTGCCGGGGTATGTGATTGCGCCGGCGTACGCGCTGCCTGATCTGTTGCTGGCGTCGTCGGAGCGCCCAATAGTGCGCTTTGGCGACCGCATTGACCTGATCGCGGTGTCGCCGGCTGTCATTGCCGCGCAGCCCGGTTCAGAACTGCCGATCGAGCTGCGCTGGCAGGTGCGCGAGCCGCTCAACCGCGCGTACACGCTGTACATCAAAGTCTTTGGCGTGGACGACGAATTGATCGCCGCGACGGACACCTACCCCGGATTCGGCATGTTTCCAACGACTCAGTGGCCGGCCAATCGTCTGATCGTGGATCGCTATCGGCTGCGGATCAAACCAAACGCCACGACACCGGTGGCGGGCAAGGTTGTTGTCGGCTGGTATGATCGCGCGACCGGCGCAGCGCTGCCACCTGCTAATGCCGACGGACAGCGTGTGGTGCGGCCTGTCGTGGCTCGTGTCAATGTGATACCGATCAGCCAGCCAACGGTCGGTCCACAAAACCGGGTTGACGCGCAGTTTGCCGATCTGATCGCATTGCAGGGCTATGACCTCTCCCCTGGTAAGGTAACGTTTTATTGGATGGCGCTCACTCCTTTGGAAGCAGACTATACTGTTTTTGTTCACGCGCTGGACTCCAATGGACGCATTATTGACCAACGAGATACCCAACCGCTTGGCGGATGGTACCCGACCTCCATCTGGAGGCCAGGAAACATAATAAAGGACGAGCATGCTTTCCAATGGCCCCCCCAGACGGTCAACCTGGCGGTGGGGCTTTACACATCAGGGGGCAGCCCGCCGCTACAAGTGGGGAGCGCGGGGCGAAACGAGCTTGTGTTGCCCGTATCAAGATAG
- a CDS encoding polysaccharide deacetylase family protein, producing MLTTQTATIARLFPDVTSGRLVRARLPILRYCSLDEQGSACSLAPELFRWQMKLLLANGWRVLGLDALLAGLGSGWPSRSAVLTFDEGYRNFRDHALPYLHGYAYAAFLFVAPVDSRSAPGRRGPRTLMDWPALRVVAGQGITLGLRLPAEPDLRRMSPADAETALSTLRARLEDRLGLPVTAFASPYDTLPDWLRILAGQQFRAGFSARLGFARAAGTALALDRVDVRVLRNRRLFRALESGWIDTYLHARQALRDLQTHS from the coding sequence ATGCTGACCACGCAAACCGCTACCATCGCCCGTTTGTTTCCCGATGTCACGTCGGGACGACTGGTGCGTGCGCGCCTGCCGATCCTGCGCTATTGCTCGCTGGACGAACAGGGCAGCGCGTGCTCGCTCGCGCCGGAACTCTTTCGCTGGCAGATGAAGCTACTGCTGGCCAATGGCTGGCGCGTGCTGGGGCTTGATGCACTGCTGGCCGGGCTGGGCAGTGGGTGGCCAAGCCGCAGCGCGGTTCTGACGTTTGATGAGGGGTACCGCAACTTTCGCGACCACGCGCTGCCGTACCTGCACGGTTACGCATACGCTGCGTTCCTTTTTGTTGCGCCAGTCGACTCGCGCAGCGCGCCCGGGCGACGCGGACCGCGGACACTGATGGACTGGCCGGCGCTGCGCGTGGTGGCCGGGCAGGGCATCACCCTGGGCCTGCGCCTGCCCGCCGAGCCTGACTTGCGGCGCATGTCGCCCGCCGACGCCGAGACGGCGCTCTCCACACTGCGGGCACGGCTCGAAGATCGGCTGGGTCTGCCGGTCACCGCATTCGCCAGCCCGTACGACACGCTGCCCGACTGGCTGCGTATCCTGGCCGGGCAGCAGTTTCGCGCCGGGTTCAGCGCTCGCCTGGGATTCGCGCGCGCCGCCGGCACGGCCCTGGCACTGGACCGCGTCGACGTTCGGGTGCTGCGCAACCGTCGGCTGTTCCGCGCGCTGGAGTCCGGCTGGATCGACACCTACCTGCACGCGCGGCAGGCGCTGCGTGACTTGCAGACACACTCGTAG
- a CDS encoding glycosyltransferase family 2 protein has translation MTEPELSIVIAADAPPALGECLASIERQRGGRAVEVLVVSHRPDDQRIAREHVRDCVVLDAPPSGLAPHRWAVGIGRAQGRLIALTDGACVPDANWIDEIVRAHAAYHSGIGGALELADGASLLDRATYFVRWARHMPPLAESSADLPGENVSYKRAALAEDAGWIAANGFWPQDVNEHLRGQMRSLRSNPACVVRVKQPYTLGGIARHQVISGRLLGQARARRSAGPKRWLILLATPVIPLVRLQRIARAVAGKRRHGREFATALPLIFAILVCEAAGELDGMLRA, from the coding sequence ATGACCGAACCGGAATTATCCATCGTGATCGCCGCCGACGCGCCTCCCGCGCTCGGCGAGTGCCTGGCGTCCATCGAACGCCAACGCGGCGGCCGCGCCGTCGAGGTGCTGGTCGTATCGCACCGACCCGACGACCAGCGCATTGCGCGCGAACACGTGCGCGACTGCGTCGTGTTGGACGCCCCGCCGTCCGGCCTGGCGCCGCATCGCTGGGCAGTCGGTATCGGGCGGGCGCAGGGTCGGCTTATCGCGCTGACCGACGGCGCGTGCGTGCCCGACGCCAACTGGATCGACGAAATTGTGCGCGCGCATGCCGCATACCACTCCGGCATCGGCGGCGCGCTCGAACTGGCCGATGGTGCCAGCCTGCTGGACCGGGCGACGTATTTCGTGCGCTGGGCGCGGCATATGCCGCCGCTGGCCGAATCCAGCGCAGACCTGCCCGGCGAGAACGTCTCATACAAGCGCGCCGCGTTAGCCGAGGACGCTGGCTGGATCGCCGCCAACGGCTTCTGGCCGCAGGACGTGAACGAGCACCTGCGCGGCCAGATGCGCAGCCTGCGCTCGAACCCGGCCTGTGTCGTGCGCGTCAAGCAGCCGTACACGCTCGGCGGCATCGCGCGCCACCAGGTCATCAGCGGCCGCTTGCTCGGCCAGGCTCGCGCGCGCCGCTCGGCCGGCCCGAAGCGCTGGCTCATATTGCTGGCGACGCCAGTCATCCCGCTGGTGCGTCTGCAGCGCATTGCGCGGGCAGTCGCCGGCAAGCGTCGCCACGGCCGCGAGTTCGCCACGGCACTGCCGCTGATCTTCGCCATACTCGTTTGCGAAGCCGCCGGCGAACTGGACGGCATGCTGCGAGCATGA
- a CDS encoding acyl carrier protein produces the protein MTHDAIVQDLRAFITREVLQQPNLRLDDDQRLISGGLLDSLALGRIAVYIEDHYGVYVPDLELTAAAMDTLSLMAERVRRP, from the coding sequence ATGACCCACGACGCCATTGTGCAGGATTTGCGCGCGTTCATCACCCGCGAGGTGCTGCAGCAGCCCAATCTGCGACTTGACGACGACCAACGGCTCATCAGCGGTGGCCTGCTCGACTCCCTGGCGCTGGGCCGCATCGCCGTGTACATCGAAGACCATTACGGGGTCTATGTCCCCGACCTCGAACTGACGGCCGCCGCAATGGACACGCTCTCGCTGATGGCCGAGCGCGTGAGGCGACCATGA
- a CDS encoding AMP-binding protein produces the protein MSASAHVSLPAALLSQAAAAPNAVAIHFVGEDGAEQPVTYAQIASAMSMRAAALARAGARTGDVVVLVMPHTMALIEWFWGALGFGALPTIFPYLTPKLDAGTYATRVHALAAEAGARIVITSVALEPAVRALVAGLDCRVIAADERVDDVGSPLPALPPGDDAPALLQYSSGTTGLQKGIVLSHRAVLAHLDALSEAYAVRADDVVVSWLPLYHDMGLVIGFLLPLVKGIPTVLMSPFHWVRQPGALFRAFSRYRGTLCWMPNFAFNHCARAVAERELAGCDLSAVRVIVNGSEPVRLDSLRMFAQRFAPYGLRAQVLSAAYGLAENVVGVSTSPHAEGYRVDWVNQAALQVERRAAPAEPDAPGATPVISCGRPFPGTEVRVLDDEGQALNERRVGELVIRSPYMLRGYFRRPDLSAEAFHGGWFRTGDMGYIAAGEVFVCGRKKDMIISGGRNIYPDDLEAIASGVPGVHAGRAVAFGVSDARAGTERIVIVCELDAPPGAENKRAVELELRRRVARELDVAPADVRLVGEHDWIIKTSNGKLARSANRDKYLRAFGGPAG, from the coding sequence ATGAGCGCGTCCGCGCACGTCTCACTCCCGGCAGCATTGCTCTCGCAGGCCGCTGCGGCACCTAACGCCGTCGCAATCCATTTCGTCGGCGAAGACGGCGCCGAGCAGCCGGTCACATACGCGCAAATCGCCTCCGCGATGTCGATGCGCGCGGCGGCGTTGGCTCGGGCCGGCGCGCGCACCGGCGATGTGGTGGTGCTGGTAATGCCCCACACGATGGCGTTGATCGAATGGTTTTGGGGCGCACTGGGGTTCGGCGCGCTCCCAACGATCTTCCCATATCTGACGCCAAAGCTCGATGCCGGCACGTATGCGACGCGGGTGCATGCGCTGGCCGCCGAGGCCGGTGCACGCATCGTGATCACCTCGGTCGCGCTGGAGCCGGCCGTGCGCGCGCTGGTCGCCGGTCTCGACTGCCGCGTCATCGCCGCCGATGAGCGCGTCGACGATGTCGGATCTCCGCTACCCGCCCTGCCCCCGGGCGACGACGCCCCCGCTTTGCTGCAATACAGCAGCGGCACGACCGGCCTGCAGAAAGGGATCGTGCTCTCGCACCGCGCCGTGCTGGCGCACCTTGACGCGCTGAGCGAAGCATATGCCGTGCGCGCTGACGATGTGGTCGTGTCGTGGCTGCCGCTCTACCACGACATGGGGCTGGTCATCGGCTTCCTGCTCCCGCTGGTGAAGGGCATCCCGACCGTGCTGATGTCGCCGTTTCACTGGGTGCGCCAGCCGGGCGCGCTGTTCCGCGCCTTCAGCCGCTATCGCGGCACGCTCTGCTGGATGCCGAACTTCGCGTTCAACCACTGCGCGCGCGCGGTGGCGGAGCGCGAGCTCGCCGGTTGCGACCTGAGCGCCGTGCGTGTGATCGTGAACGGCTCGGAGCCGGTGCGACTGGACAGCCTGCGCATGTTTGCGCAGCGATTCGCACCCTATGGCCTGCGGGCACAAGTGCTGAGCGCCGCATACGGACTGGCGGAAAACGTCGTCGGGGTCAGCACCTCGCCACACGCCGAGGGCTATCGTGTCGATTGGGTCAACCAGGCCGCGCTGCAAGTGGAGCGCCGCGCCGCGCCGGCGGAACCGGATGCGCCCGGTGCGACACCGGTCATCAGTTGCGGCCGGCCGTTCCCTGGCACCGAGGTGCGCGTGCTCGACGACGAGGGACAGGCTCTCAATGAGCGGCGTGTGGGCGAACTGGTGATACGCAGTCCGTACATGCTTCGGGGCTACTTCCGACGGCCCGACCTTTCGGCCGAGGCATTCCACGGGGGCTGGTTCCGCACGGGCGATATGGGCTACATCGCGGCTGGCGAGGTGTTTGTCTGCGGGCGCAAGAAGGATATGATCATCAGCGGCGGCCGCAACATCTACCCGGACGATCTGGAGGCGATCGCGAGCGGTGTGCCCGGCGTCCACGCCGGTCGCGCCGTCGCCTTCGGCGTGTCCGACGCGCGCGCGGGCACCGAGCGGATCGTCATCGTATGCGAACTCGACGCGCCGCCCGGCGCTGAAAACAAACGCGCCGTCGAGTTGGAACTTCGACGGCGCGTGGCCCGCGAGCTCGATGTCGCCCCGGCCGATGTGCGGCTGGTCGGCGAGCACGACTGGATAATCAAAACATCAAACGGCAAGCTGGCCCGCAGCGCCAATCGCGACAAATATCTGCGCGCGTTCGGCGGGCCGGCGGGCTAA
- a CDS encoding FHA domain-containing protein, giving the protein MNCEKCGSPLLPTDTVCSNCGTPVRTSSPGQPATGANRFRQVEAEYFRLRGQLASGRLTQEQFEAALQPLMFQDEQGRYWMIGVESGKWHVFDGKTWAAKDPPVAVLSTAPLPQISPPIHPSDPGMPLAKPNRARLNVLRGAANMAMIEFGREGATLGRATSNSLVVNDAQVSRLHARIDYDGATWTARDLNSRNGTYVNGRRITAQALQNGDQITVGITVLTFQT; this is encoded by the coding sequence ATGAACTGTGAGAAGTGCGGGTCTCCACTGTTGCCGACCGATACGGTCTGCTCCAACTGCGGCACGCCGGTTCGAACGTCGTCGCCGGGCCAGCCGGCGACAGGCGCCAATCGATTCCGGCAGGTCGAGGCAGAGTACTTTCGCCTGCGCGGCCAACTGGCCAGCGGCCGGCTGACGCAGGAACAGTTCGAGGCGGCGCTGCAGCCGCTCATGTTTCAGGATGAGCAGGGTCGCTACTGGATGATCGGCGTCGAGAGCGGCAAGTGGCATGTCTTTGACGGCAAGACCTGGGCCGCCAAGGATCCGCCGGTTGCGGTGCTCTCCACCGCGCCGCTGCCTCAGATCTCACCGCCGATCCACCCCTCCGATCCGGGCATGCCGCTGGCAAAGCCGAACCGCGCGCGCCTGAACGTATTGCGCGGTGCGGCCAACATGGCGATGATCGAGTTCGGCCGCGAAGGCGCGACGCTCGGTCGGGCGACCTCCAATTCGCTGGTCGTCAACGATGCGCAGGTGTCGCGTTTGCATGCGCGCATTGACTACGACGGCGCGACCTGGACGGCGCGCGACCTCAACTCGCGCAACGGCACCTATGTCAACGGCCGTCGCATCACGGCGCAGGCATTGCAGAACGGCGACCAGATCACCGTCGGGATCACCGTCCTGACCTTCCAAACATAG
- a CDS encoding hydantoinase/oxoprolinase family protein — protein MRIGIDVGGTNTDAVLMDGRRVVAWAKSPTTPDVTGGMLAALRALLAQAPDVTPARDISAVMIGTTHFTNAVVERKRLAPTAAVRLGAPATAALPPMVDWPDDLRAAIGGRGYLIEGGHEFDGREINPLDEKRLRELARQLTDEGIEAVSVTGVFSPVTPAHEERAAAILRDAAPGLHVTQSHEIGRVGLLERENATILNSSLVRLAGQMTQALRDALAGMQLTCPFYLSQNDGTLMNAEYAARFPVLTFSSGPTNSMRGAAFLSDVKEGIVVDIGGTTSDVGMLRHGFPREAGASVEVGGVRTNFRMPDVYSFGLGGGSLIRREPELSIGPDSVGYRLTEQALVFGGETLTASDIAVAAGLAVMGDPARVAHLDRVFAGQAVQRMRTMLETAIDRMKLAADPVPVVLVGGGHVLVGDQLAGASVVLRPANCQVANAIGAAIAQVGGEIERVYDLSAMSRTAALDAARQEAVDRARAAGAAPSSIEIVEVEEVPLTYLPSNATRIHVKAVGDLAA, from the coding sequence ATGCGGATCGGAATCGACGTCGGCGGCACGAATACGGATGCCGTCCTGATGGACGGGCGGCGCGTCGTCGCCTGGGCTAAATCGCCAACTACGCCGGATGTGACCGGCGGCATGCTGGCGGCGCTGCGCGCGCTGCTGGCGCAAGCGCCGGACGTAACGCCCGCGCGCGACATCAGCGCGGTCATGATCGGCACGACGCACTTCACCAATGCGGTCGTCGAGCGCAAGCGGCTGGCGCCGACGGCGGCGGTTCGTCTCGGTGCGCCGGCCACGGCGGCGCTGCCGCCGATGGTCGACTGGCCGGATGACCTGCGCGCGGCGATCGGCGGGCGCGGTTACCTGATCGAGGGCGGGCACGAGTTCGACGGGCGCGAGATCAACCCGCTGGACGAGAAACGCCTGCGCGAGCTGGCGCGCCAGTTGACGGACGAGGGGATCGAGGCGGTCTCCGTGACCGGCGTCTTCTCGCCCGTGACGCCCGCGCACGAGGAGCGCGCCGCCGCCATCCTGCGCGATGCCGCACCGGGACTGCACGTTACGCAGTCGCACGAGATCGGGCGCGTCGGCCTGCTCGAGCGGGAGAATGCGACAATCCTGAACTCCAGCCTCGTGCGGCTGGCCGGGCAGATGACGCAGGCGCTGCGCGATGCGCTGGCCGGCATGCAGTTGACCTGCCCGTTCTACCTCTCGCAAAATGATGGCACGCTGATGAATGCCGAATATGCGGCGCGTTTCCCGGTGCTGACGTTCTCGTCGGGACCGACAAACTCGATGCGCGGCGCGGCGTTTCTGTCGGACGTGAAGGAAGGCATCGTCGTGGACATCGGCGGCACGACCAGCGATGTCGGCATGCTGCGGCACGGCTTCCCGCGCGAAGCAGGCGCGTCGGTCGAGGTCGGCGGCGTGCGCACCAACTTCCGCATGCCGGACGTCTACTCGTTCGGGCTGGGCGGCGGCAGCCTGATCAGGCGCGAACCGGAACTGAGCATCGGGCCGGACAGCGTCGGCTACCGGCTGACCGAGCAGGCGCTGGTGTTCGGCGGCGAGACACTCACGGCGTCGGACATTGCGGTGGCGGCCGGGCTGGCTGTGATGGGCGACCCGGCGCGCGTCGCGCATCTTGATCGCGTCTTTGCCGGCCAGGCAGTACAGCGCATGCGAACGATGCTGGAGACGGCGATTGACCGCATGAAGCTCGCCGCCGATCCGGTGCCGGTTGTGCTGGTGGGGGGCGGGCATGTGCTGGTCGGCGATCAACTGGCCGGTGCATCGGTCGTGTTGCGGCCGGCCAACTGCCAGGTCGCCAACGCTATCGGCGCGGCTATCGCGCAGGTCGGCGGCGAGATCGAGCGCGTATATGACCTGAGCGCCATGAGCCGCACCGCCGCGCTGGACGCGGCCCGGCAGGAGGCGGTCGATCGCGCGCGCGCCGCCGGAGCGGCGCCATCGTCGATCGAAATCGTCGAAGTCGAGGAAGTGCCGCTGACGTACCTGCCGAGCAACGCGACGCGCATTCACGTCAAAGCGGTCGGCGATCTGGCGGCTTGA
- a CDS encoding DUF917 domain-containing protein — translation MWKITADDLESIAIGAGILGTGGGGNPYLGKVRMREHVKAGRTATIIRPEDVPDDACVVSVFNMGAPTVGYERLPQGEEEWTALRALEAHIGRKADAIVPGEIGGSNSIAPLVVGAQCGVPVIDADGMGRAFPELQMETFTFNGVSMTPLALSSHKGETVILRDIDDPHEVERVARRWAVAHGARAGTAGSVMTGAQLKAFGIPGTLTLARRVGEAVRAARNTRADIHAAVLAVTGGRRLFTGKIVDVERRTTAGFARGEVTLAADDQSRCMIAFQNENLIARAIAPDGSERVLAIVPDLICIVDSETGEPVTTELLRYGLRVTVLGIPAPVQLRTPRALEFVGPRAFGYDTDFRPLELVAGKG, via the coding sequence ATGTGGAAAATCACGGCTGACGATCTGGAATCGATTGCCATCGGCGCCGGCATTCTTGGCACCGGCGGCGGCGGCAACCCGTATCTCGGCAAGGTGCGCATGCGCGAGCACGTCAAGGCGGGGCGCACGGCGACGATCATCCGGCCGGAAGACGTGCCCGACGACGCCTGTGTGGTGTCGGTCTTCAACATGGGTGCGCCGACGGTTGGCTATGAGCGCCTGCCGCAAGGCGAGGAAGAGTGGACCGCACTGCGCGCGCTTGAAGCGCACATCGGCCGCAAGGCCGACGCCATCGTGCCGGGCGAGATCGGCGGCTCGAACTCGATCGCGCCGCTCGTCGTCGGCGCACAGTGCGGCGTGCCGGTTATCGACGCCGATGGCATGGGGCGCGCGTTCCCGGAACTCCAGATGGAGACGTTCACGTTCAATGGCGTCTCGATGACGCCGCTCGCGCTGTCGAGCCATAAGGGCGAAACCGTGATCCTGCGCGACATTGACGATCCGCACGAGGTCGAGCGGGTGGCGCGCCGCTGGGCGGTGGCGCACGGCGCGCGCGCCGGCACGGCCGGCTCGGTGATGACCGGTGCGCAACTGAAGGCGTTCGGTATTCCCGGCACGCTCACGCTGGCGCGGCGCGTCGGCGAGGCGGTGCGCGCGGCGCGCAATACACGCGCGGATATTCACGCGGCCGTGCTGGCTGTGACGGGCGGGCGGCGGCTGTTCACCGGCAAGATCGTGGATGTCGAGCGGCGCACGACCGCCGGCTTCGCGCGCGGCGAGGTCACGCTGGCGGCCGACGATCAGTCGCGCTGCATGATCGCGTTCCAGAACGAGAACCTGATCGCCCGCGCGATTGCACCGGACGGCAGCGAGCGCGTGCTGGCGATTGTGCCCGACCTGATCTGCATCGTCGACAGCGAGACGGGCGAACCGGTCACGACCGAGTTGCTGCGCTATGGCCTGCGCGTCACGGTGCTAGGCATCCCGGCGCCCGTACAACTGCGCACGCCGCGCGCGCTGGAGTTCGTCGGGCCGCGCGCCTTTGGTTACGACACGGATTTCCGGCCGCTGGAGTTAGTGGCCGGCAAAGGATAG
- a CDS encoding methyltransferase domain-containing protein translates to MSQNTPDFWEQIYRNQKLSWDLGGPTPVLSRLLNEGRFAPGAVFVPGAGHGYDAREWARHGFAVTAADFAAEAVQWMRELADPTAPVTVMQADLFALPPELDGQFDYLYDSMCFCAIDPLQRPAYADMVARLLKPGGAYVALAYPVGNFKGGPPYAIHADPFVFICQQRGLALESREPPPDSVPHKRGCEELFVFCKTN, encoded by the coding sequence GTGAGCCAGAATACACCAGACTTCTGGGAACAGATCTACCGCAACCAAAAACTCTCGTGGGACCTGGGCGGCCCTACGCCTGTGCTATCGCGTCTGCTGAACGAAGGCCGCTTTGCTCCCGGCGCTGTCTTCGTGCCCGGCGCAGGCCACGGCTACGACGCCCGCGAATGGGCGCGCCACGGCTTCGCCGTCACCGCCGCCGACTTCGCCGCCGAAGCGGTGCAGTGGATGCGCGAACTGGCCGACCCGACTGCGCCGGTGACGGTCATGCAGGCCGATTTATTCGCACTACCGCCAGAACTCGATGGACAGTTCGACTACCTGTACGACTCGATGTGCTTCTGCGCCATCGACCCGCTGCAACGTCCCGCATACGCGGACATGGTGGCGCGCCTGCTGAAACCGGGCGGCGCGTATGTCGCCTTGGCGTACCCGGTCGGCAACTTCAAGGGCGGCCCGCCCTACGCCATCCACGCCGATCCATTCGTTTTCATATGCCAGCAGCGCGGCCTCGCGCTCGAATCGCGCGAGCCGCCGCCCGACTCCGTGCCGCACAAGCGCGGCTGCGAGGAGCTATTCGTCTTCTGCAAGACGAATTAA